GAACTCTTCAACGGACTTGAGTCACTGGAAGAATTTCTCATTGTGGCTTACCGGATGGAGCTTGCGTTGGGAGAATTTTACACAGACATGTCCAAGCGTGTTGCAAATCAAGAAGCAGCCTCTCTTTTTGCTAAACTTGCAGCCATTGAAGCAAAGCACAAAACAAATATTATTGCGCAGTATACTGACATCACGAAAAAAGAATTCCCAAATAACATCGACATTGACGGTGCTTTTGAAGGCGGTTTGACGACTGCTGAATATATTTCCCGCCTCGGCACTGACATGGAAAAACCACTGGACATTATTGATTTTGCCATGTCCGTAGAAGGGCAGGCAATGGACTTGTATATCCGTGCAGCAGAAAAAGCACCGGATGAGCAAACTAAAAAAGCGTTGCTACAAATCGCTTCTGAAGAAAAAGCTCATCTTAACAGCCTCGCTGCTGTTTTGGATTCTCTGTACGCATCACAGAGATAAAGGAGTTAGTTATGGCAAAACTGGCACTCGTTGGCG
The DNA window shown above is from Halodesulfovibrio sp. and carries:
- a CDS encoding rhodanese-like domain-containing protein — its product is MRWKQFLTPVESISTENALTMLGADDSIQLVDVRQPAEYDDGHIAGAKHIPLGELLDRANELDKEKPVMVYCAVGGRSRVAAQLLSGNEFNTVYNLTGGFNIWEGWESIGDYEQGLELFNGLESLEEFLIVAYRMELALGEFYTDMSKRVANQEAASLFAKLAAIEAKHKTNIIAQYTDITKKEFPNNIDIDGAFEGGLTTAEYISRLGTDMEKPLDIIDFAMSVEGQAMDLYIRAAEKAPDEQTKKALLQIASEEKAHLNSLAAVLDSLYASQR